The genomic window GGTGACTGAAGCTGGGGCAGAGGTCCTCGACAATCAAATGCGTGGCAAGCGTCGCCTGGCCTATCCAATCTCAAATCACAAGGAAGGCATCTATGTGCAGCTAAGCCACAACGGCAATGGACAACAAGTGGCCGTGCTGGAAAAAGCCATGCGTCTCAGTGAAGACGTGATTCGCTACCTAACTGTGAAGCAAGAAGGCCCTCTACCCGCGCCCAGAATCGTCCCTGGGAGTGAGCCTGAACCAGTACAACAGCAGGAAGCCGCAGCAGTAGAAGCCTGATCAACACCATTGTTGAAAAAGCTGCTTGGCGTTAGCTTTCTGCCATGCGCACTGCCCATCAGGACCATCAGACCCCTCTTCCAATTTGGAAGAAACAGGAAACACAACAAGAAAATAAAACAATAACCAGACGTGATGCCATCAAAAAATGGCGGCAATCAACAGGCAAGTTGCTGCTAACCAAGGCTGAGATCAGATCTAACTGCAAAGAAAATCCTTATGACCAACAAGATCTACTTAAAAGTCAAATCAAAGACCTTAAGGAACAAGTCCAGGAATACGAAGCACTCCTAAAAGAACTACCTGACATTTTCGAACGAAAATTTCAACAACGACTCATCCCCCTACTAGAGCGCTATCGCCTAATCACGCATACTCAAAACGCTGCTATTCAAACTGAGTCAATCATGCTTGAGGAGCCTCACCCATTAAAAGTACCTTCCCTGCTTCGCTCAAGATGGCTTGGAGGCAGAGGGCAATCTCCACAATAAAACTAATCAAAAGATCACAACTTAACCTCGCCGAGCTGCTGCCCAAAGGCGACTTGGAAGTCCCCAGATGTAGATAAATCCTTCAGCAGCCCTGTGGTCAAAGTTATCCTCGCTGCCATAGGTAGCCATCTCAGATATATACAAGCTGTTGGTGTCAGAGCTCCGGCCAATCACCATGGCATTGCCTTTTTGGAGACGAATCCGCACCAAGCCATTCACATAAGTCTGAGTGCGATCCATAAATCCATCCAGAGCATCCTTCAAAGGGGAAAACCAAAGACCCTGATAGACCAGCTCAGCCCATTGCATCTCCAATTGACGCTTCATGCGCAACACATCCGCAGCAAGTGTCAAACTCTCCAATTCCTGATGAGCACGAATCAATAAAAGTAACCCTGGAGTTTCATAAATCTCCCGACTCTTGATACCAACCACCCGATTCTCAATGATGTCAAGGCGACCGAAACCATGCCGTCCAGCAAGACGATTCGCCTCCTTGATCAAACCCACCGAATCAAGTCGCACCCCATCAATAGCCACAGGATTACCAGCTTCAAAACTGATCTCAATGTCCTGAGCCTGAGAGGGTGCAGCGTCAATCGAGGAGGTCATGGCAAAGACCTCCTCGGGCGGAGCCACCATCAGATCTTCAAGAGGACCGGCTTCAATACTCCGACCCAACAGATTCAGATCTATCGAATAAGGCGATTTCTTACTCACGGGGGCAGGGATCCCACAGCGTTCGCCATAGGCGATCGCCTCCTCTCTGCTCATGCTCCATTCCCGAGCGGGAGTTAGCACCTTGAGATCAGGTGCTAGTGCTGCAATGGCTAAATCAAAACGCACCTGATCGTTGCCTTTACCCGTACAGCCATGAGCCACCGCATCGGCCCCGACCTCCCTGGCAACCTCTACCAACTGACGAGCAATCAGGGGGCGAGCTAAAGCCGTAGACAGTGGATAACGACCTTCGTAAAGAGCATTGGCACGAATCGCCGGCAAAGCAAACTGTTCTACAAAAGGCTCTATCAAATCTCCCACCAGAGACTGACTAGCACCAGCATCAAGAGCCTTAAGGCGGATGGGATCAAGCTCATCGCCCTGACCTAAATCGGCAGCAAAGGTGATCACCTCCTCTACCCCCCATTCATGCTTGAGGTATGGGATGC from Prochlorococcus marinus str. MIT 9313 includes these protein-coding regions:
- the rpsF gene encoding 30S ribosomal protein S6, giving the protein MSQQPYYETMYILRPDIPEEEVETHVTKYREMVTEAGAEVLDNQMRGKRRLAYPISNHKEGIYVQLSHNGNGQQVAVLEKAMRLSEDVIRYLTVKQEGPLPAPRIVPGSEPEPVQQQEAAAVEA
- a CDS encoding argininosuccinate synthase is translated as MGRAKKVVLAYSGGVDTSVCIPYLKHEWGVEEVITFAADLGQGDELDPIRLKALDAGASQSLVGDLIEPFVEQFALPAIRANALYEGRYPLSTALARPLIARQLVEVAREVGADAVAHGCTGKGNDQVRFDLAIAALAPDLKVLTPAREWSMSREEAIAYGERCGIPAPVSKKSPYSIDLNLLGRSIEAGPLEDLMVAPPEEVFAMTSSIDAAPSQAQDIEISFEAGNPVAIDGVRLDSVGLIKEANRLAGRHGFGRLDIIENRVVGIKSREIYETPGLLLLIRAHQELESLTLAADVLRMKRQLEMQWAELVYQGLWFSPLKDALDGFMDRTQTYVNGLVRIRLQKGNAMVIGRSSDTNSLYISEMATYGSEDNFDHRAAEGFIYIWGLPSRLWAAARRG